A segment of the Capra hircus breed San Clemente chromosome 19, ASM170441v1, whole genome shotgun sequence genome:
acacacacacacaggcggcCGAGAGCCTGCTCTGCTGCAATGTCACCGGCGGCGTCACCGTCACTGCCACTGCAGGCTGCCGGCACCTGCTACTGCCGCAGGAGACGGAGCTGAGAGAGACCCCAGGGTTTCCGGGCACTGTGTGAGGGGAGGACACAGCCGGCCACATGGGCAGCACCATGGAGCCCCCCGGGGGCGGCTACCTGCACCTGGGTGCCGTGACGTCTCCCGTGGGCACGGCCCGCGTGCTGCAGCTGATCTTCGGCTGCACCACCTTCAGCCTGGTGGCCCACCGGGGTGGCTTCTCAGGCGTGCAGGGCACCTTCTGCGTGGCAGCCTGGGGCTTCTGCTTCGCACTCTCCGTCCTGGTGGTGGCCTGCGAGTTCACCCAGCTACACGGCTGTCTGCGCCTGTCCTGGGGAAACTTCACGGCGGCCTTCGCCATGCTCGCCACGCTGCTATCCGCTACAGCAGCCGTCATCTACCCACTGTACTTCACTCGGCTGGAGTGTCCGCCAGAGCCTGAGGGCTGCACGGCCAGGAACTTCCGCCTGGCAGCCAGCGTCTTCGCCGGGCTCCTCTTCCTGGCCTACGCTACGGAGGTGGCCCTGACCCGGGCCCGGCCAGGCCAGGTGGCCAGCTACATGGCCACAGTGTCAGGCCTCCTCAAGATCGTCCAGGCCTTCGTGGCCTGCATCATATTTGGGGCGCTGGTCCATGATAGCCGCTATGGGCGCTACGTGGCCACCCAATGGTGTGTGGCCGTCTACAGCCTTTGCTTCCTGGCCACAGTGGCGGTGGTGGTCCTGAGTGTGCTGGGTCACACAGGGGGCCTGGGCTGCCCCTTCGACCGTGTGGTGGTGGTGTACACCTTCCTGGCCACGCTCCTCTACCTCAGCGCTGCAGTGATCTGGCCTGTCTTCTGCTTCGACCCCAAGTACGGTGAGCCTGGGCGGCCTCCCGACTGCCCAAGGGGCAGCTGCCCCTGGGACAGCCAGCTGGTGGTGGCCATCTTCACTTACGTCAACCTGCTCTTCTACGTCGCCGACCTGGCCTACTCCCAGAGGATCCGCTTCGTGCCCACCTTCTAGCATAACAGGTGGCAGCAGCCCGCCCACCTCTGCTCTCCAGGGGCTCGCATCATGAGAGGACCCAGGTGAACCCATACCCGTGAAGACGAATTGGAGGGAGGCAGCCGAGAGAGCCATGCCTCGGCTTCTGGCAGTGCTCAGCGGTGCAGCTCAGGGAGGTACAGAGAAggggcagagaggcagggagggcaggaggcCACGAACAGGTCACGGGGGAGGAGTCTCGCCAGGCAACTCCCACTCTATCTCTCTGTCTttctatctctctgtctctgtctctctctcttttcctctctctccattTCCTGGCATGCCCTCCCTTAGTGCTGGCTCCTGTAACACATGAGAACCCTTTGAAGCAGGCACTCTTGTGAGCCACTATGCAGATGGGAACCTTGAGACCAGGATTACAAAGTTGGCCCAAAAGCCCATCAGTGTCTGGAGACCACATCTAGGTTGAGTCACCTAAGTAGAGTTGAAAAGCGAGAATTCCCAGAGGTGTGGGAAGGGGTCAGAAGGGAACCCAGGAAAAGTGTCAGAGCCAGGTCAGTGGAGGGATGTGGGAAGCCAGTGCTTCCTCTGGCCTTGGGGAGGGGCAGTTTCTGGAACCCTGGAAAGATCCAGGCAGATGCCTTCCTGCTGGAGTATCTGTGCCCACACGAGGAGAAGGAGCTGGGAGCTAGGACCCTGCCTTACCCACCTCTGGTGGCCACAGCCTCGGAAGCCGAACAAGGACTCTAGAGTGGTCGCATAGGGCAGCCTCAGCGAGCTAGAGACAGCGCAGGCTTGGAGGGGCCCATAACAGCCAGCAATACTGCTAAGGGCACAGCACGCTAGGAAGACACTGGGTTCTCGCTCACCAGGGAgtcaccactgagcccccagcgTCTACCCCAAAGCAGCAGCTTCTGCCGTACCTGCCAAGGACCCGGAGGGCCTGGCCTGGGGCAGCCCTGATCCAGAGGAGGACCAGCTTGGGGCGGCCACTGAGACACGAACCTGGGTACCAGACACCCCCTGGTGCTCACAGACCAACGACCTCCGCTCAAGAGTTCCTTTGCCTGTTAGCTGACCACCAGAACCTGCTGGGGCCACTGCTCTCCACACTCCAGCCAGCTTCTCCCACTCAGTGGCCCAGACTGGGCCAGCTTGGAGCAGACCACTAGCTGCCCAAGCACAGTAGCTGCTCAGCCCATAGCCTGGGCCAGGGCCTTGAGCAGGAAATAAACACCAACACTGATTTGCACTGAGTAGTTTCTGCTAAGGGGGTGGTGGCCAGAGGGGGTGGTGGCCACCTGCACCTCCTGGGCCATCTGCCAGAATGTTCCCAGAGAAGAGCTTAGACTAGACCTGGCTGAGGAAGGAGGCAGCcgtgggcggggaggggggtgctGGGATACTGGGTGGCGGGGGGCAGCCTCCTCAAGAAGTAGTGGGTGACAACAAGGggaagatgggggtggggagttcTCAGCACTCACCACCACCACTGGGGTTTCCAGGGATCCTGGGCATGGCAGTGGGCAGAGGGGCCACTACACTCGTGGTAGCAGAGCCCAAGCAGCTTTTAGGCACAGGGTCCGAGGGCTCCCTGTGCTGGCACCATGCACAGTGAGAGAGACATGGCCTGTCTGCCCACCAGGGAGGGCACACGCACAGGGGCCCTTCACCAGCAGAGGCCCAAGTTCAACAGCAGATCCAGAAGGGGGCAGGAGCCCCTGTGTCCCGAGGTGTCCTGCTGGCTAAggagggtgggggttgggagCATGTTGCTAGGTGACAAAGGCGTCTACAGGCCACACCCTTCCCAGCCCACAGGGAGGCCTTTAacagttttccttccttttctaacCCAGTTTCTGAAATGAGTTATCTGTCACGCGTCCCCAGTTTGTTCACTGCCCTGTGATCTTCTGCTCCCAAAGCTCCATCCACTCTAAATTTCAAAGGTCCTGAGCGGggcgacagaggaggagaggggttCCAGGGCTCAAGATAAGCGTAGCAGATGTCCTCTGTATCCCAGGAGGCTGCACTGGGGAATGTCCTCATGATATTCACTCCTTGGATCAGATTCACTCCTTTCTTTTTGGAGGAAGGAGTTATGTGTTGTTGTCACGTGAAAAACAATACTTTTTAAAGGACAGACTTTGTTCTCTGATGATATGTGCGTGTGTgaatgctaagtcgtttcagtcacgtctgactctttgtaaccccatggaatgtagaaTTCTATGGCTCCTCTagccatagaattctccaggcaagaatactggagggggttgccatgccttcctcctggagatcttccatacccaggatcgaacctgggtcgcttgcattgcaggcacattctttacccactgagccacctgggaggctccCTCTCTAATAACATACAGTCAAAACATGGTAGGATCCCCGGCTTTGCATCTATGCATTTGAGCCTGGGCCACTCCCTGAGCAATCCATTTTGGACCGGAACTTACAACAGCTCCTCCCTCAGAGGGTGAGGACTGAACGCCACGATAAACACAAGGAGGCCTGAACATCTGCTGTGTACACGAGCTCACTGCACAGTGGTCTGGTGGTGTCAGTGTTGGTCATTATTATGTCAAGAACTCAGCCTTGCTTTCTGGGGCACAAACATCCAAATGCATTGAAATTACATTTCAGAACAGCTTGTCATCATTTAAGAtacagaaccaaaaaaaaaaaagcagctcatCCCCTCCCCTGGTAGGGGATGGGTTGTCAATGAGGATCGCTTCTTACTTTTGCTCTTAACTTTGCTACTGACTGGGACTCCAGACTATTCTGAACCACAAAAGCAAGCTCAGTTCAAATGAGCCCTGAGCATGTCCTTCACAAAGATAACTAGAGATCTTTTGAGAATCTTTTGAGAATCCAGGGCTGAAAGATTTCACAGACCCTGCAGACAAGATGTCAAGAGATATGGGGTGCTCTGTGGGAACTTGGGCCATTAGGAGGTCATCTTCCTCTATCTACTGGTTGACCACTACCCACCCTGAGAGTGTTTGGGGAGGGTCACGATGGTAATAGGCCAGTGACCCCCAGAGCCATGTAGTTTTAAAAGGGCACCTGAGCCTGAGACTAACAGAGGGGAAACTGTAGTGAGGAAGGAAAGGGTACAGATCTCAAGGGGAGGgacctggacttcccaggtgcctcCCAGTTTTGAGATTCTGAGAAAGCCCGGGGCTGTCTCTCCAGTTTCCACACCTCcgatacaattaaaaaaaaaaatttcagtgacAAAATACAGTATCAAAATAGTGTTATACCTTAAATGCTATTTGATAAATTGTTTTCAATCCCCGCTTCCCGAAAATAAAGCAAGAAGCCTAGCAagtaattcaaaaaaaaaaagcattacaagaaagaaaggaaaaaaatcctggCTAGTTGTACTCTTCCATACTCGATGATCAAGTGAATAACATGTCTGGATTCACAACGAGTGAGAGCCGCGTCCGTGTTCAAACTACAGGGCCCCACGAGGGGAGCCGAAGCCCAGGGCCGCTCTTTGAGAACCCGGCTCCTGTCGCCCCTCCCCCGCCGCTCTCGGTCCCCAAGCGCGGTCCGGGTTCGGGTGGGTAAGAGTCCGGAGCCCTGGCTGGGGGTAGCGGGATGCGGGTTCTCGAGCGCAGGGGCGACTGGGCctagggggcgggggcggggggcccggGCTTGCGGATGATGCAACGGCCCCTTGGCACCTCCCGCGCTCCTAGATTGGTCGGCTCCAAGGCGGCCGCGCCGCGGATTGGCTGGGGCGGCGGAGGTGGGGCCCCAGGGAGTGGGTGCCGCGTGGCGGGCGCGGCGCTGCAGACTGGGGGGCGACACGTACAGGGTAACTGGGTTATCCGGGGCCAGGCTGAAGTCGGGCTTGGGCCGGTGGTGGTACTCCGGGAGGGAAATGTGGGTCCGTGCCCTCGCCTTCGGCCTGGAGGGGGCTCGGACCTGGGGAGGTGTGGGCGTGGGGAGGGGATTCGGGCGTGGGTGCGTCGGGGCGCAGATGATTCGCCTCCCCACCCCAAGCAGCTGCCGACCTCTTCCGGAGGCGGGCGCGCCTCTCCCTGCTCCCTGTGTCCGGGACCCTCGGGAACCGATCGGGAAGCCGCGGTGGGCGGGGCACCGGAGTAGGGGAGAGTTAGACTGGCTGAGatagggcgggggcgggggactCCCGTTGGCGGTGGAGTGGCCAGAGCTGGCACTGTCTGCCTAACTTCTTGGGCTGGATTCTGCCCCATCGTCCCGCCTTGTTCTTGCAGAGCCGGTGCCAGCTGAGAGGGCGGTGGGCGCAGACCTCCAGACACCATGAGTGTGGGCTTCATCGGCGCTGGCCAGTTGGCCTTTGCCCTGGCTAAGGGCTTCACAGCAGCAGGTAGGCTCTACGGCCAGGAAAGGACAAACGTAAGAGGGTGGGCCGGTTACCCTTCCCCAGGCTGGGAGGTGAAGAGGGAGTCGGGATAACATGCCTCATTTGAGCCCTGTGCGAAACGGTAGCCTTGAGAGTAAGGCGGTGATTGCTGTTTTACCCTGGAGTGGGGGTAGGGGGTAGGGGGGTGGTTCTGTTCTTCCTGGGAATGTGGGGGAGGGATGCCAGACTTGGCCTTGAGGGAGGGACTCTTGTCTCCTGCAGGTGTTGTGGCTGCCCACAAGATAATGGCCAGTTCTCCAGACATGGACATGGCCACTGTTTCTGCCCTCAGGGTAGGTGCAGGGTTGGAGGGTGACTGGGCGGCTGTCCCTCTGGAGGTTGGTCAGTATTTCTGGAAGTCAGTGACAGCCTTGACCCTGGAAGACTAGGAGTAGGGGCCCCAGTGGGCGGCACCATGCTGCAGTTCCCCATGCCAATGAGAAGACGGTCCCTGGGCAAGACTATCTTAAAGACTCTGCCTCTCAGACTGCAGATGGCTTCCCTCTCTCGGCTCTTGGGACCTTCATCGGGCACATGCGCAGCTGGTGGGGAAAGGGTGCTGGTCAGGAATGCGGTTCCCTGAGTGGAGCCCCCACAGGGGTCACAGTCACAGTGTGGGGGCCAGGACTGAAATCCAAGGGCTGAACGCAGCTTCAGTTTGGCATAGTTGAGTGAGGGCTCCAAGGGTGCTGGCAGTTTCCCAGCTTAAGACCACTATCTACAGCACTACTCACACCTGCAGTGCACAGGGCAGGGGTCTAGGGGCTACAgagcctggtggcccagacagcaGGCAGTTTCCCTTTTCCATCCACAAAAGGGTTACCTTTCAGAGCAGAATGCTTCTCCACCTTGGGGTGGGAGTGGCAGAGAATGTCAGCGCCCCATGCCCTGAGCCGCTAGCCCTGCCATGCcgacattcccagaatcctctatGATGAGGGGCTACGTGAGGGGCTTTTGGCCTGGGGGGGACCCTGCGGGGGCCAGCCAGCCACGAGTCACAGGCTGAGCCTGCCTGGGCGCTCCCTGCAGAAGATGGGGGTGAACCTCACGCACCACAACAAGGAGACTGTGCAACACAGCGACGTGCTCTTCCTGGCCGTGAAGCCACACATCATCCCCTTCATCCTGGATGAGATCGCCGCGGACATTGAGGCTCGGCACATCGTGGTGTCCTGTGCAGCCGGTGTCACCATCAGCTCCATCGAGAAGGTGGGCACTGCGGCTCGAGGCTGGCTCGAGGGTTTGGAGATGGGGCAGATGTGTGCACTGCAGAGGGCTCAGGAGTCCTGGCCTGCTCCACACCTGGGGTCCCCACCTGTGAAGTGGGTGCACTGGTGCAGCCCGTAGAGCTCAGGAAGTGTTCGGTTGGGTGAGTTGGGTGAGCACATTCACACCCACATCCAGCACAGCCCGCAGGGAAAGGGGCTGGGATGGACACACAGCTGGTTTCTCCTCCAGAAGCTGACAGCATTCCAACCAGCTCCCAAAGTCATCCGCTGCATGACCAACACGCCAGTCGTAGTGCGGGAAGGGGCCACAGTGTATGCCACAGGCACCCACGCCCAGGTGGAGGACGGCAGGCTCCTGGAGCAGCTCATGAGCAGCGTGGGCTTCTGCACGGAGGTGGAGGAGGACCTGATTGATGCCGTCACAGGGCTCAGCGGCAGTGGCCCAGCCTACGTGAGAACTGGGGAAGGGCAGGGGCAAGTAGGCAGTTCCCAGGACCTCAGGGCATGTCTCCCATCTTCCACCCTCCTCCTTGCTCTGGGCTCCTGCGGGCAGAGCTACTACAGACCCACTGCACACGGTGGTTCTCAGCTACTGCCACCAACTCGGTCATTCACACAGCAGCTGTTCATAGAGCTCTGGCTGGGCAGTGGGTAGGGCACGGGGAGTCATGAGGTTCCCTGGGGTTGCTGTTCTAAGCAGTGCCCGGAGAAAAATGAGAATGGGCCTGGGACAGCAGCTTAAGCACTTTCTCCCTGCAGGCTTTCACAGCCCTGGATGCACTGGCTGATGGAGGCGTGAAGATGGGACTTCCAAGACGCCTGGCAGTCCGCCTCGGGGCCCAGGCTCTGCTGGTTAGTGTTTTTCCTGACCCTCTGGTGGGGGCCACTCCTTGCCAGGACCAAGACTGGTGCATTGGAGGGATGGTTGGAGAGTCAGTGGGTGTGGCTGGGAGGGGGGTCAGTACCCTCACAACCTTCAGCCCCTCTGTCTGGCTTTAGGGGGCTGCCAAGATGCTACTGGACTCTGAACAGCACCCAGGCCAACTCAAGGACAACGTCTGTTCACCAGGCGGGGCCACCATCCACGCCTTGCATGTGCTGGAGAGTGGGGGCTTTCGCTCACTGCTCATCAAGGCCGTGGAGGCCTCCTGCATCCGCACACGGTGGGCCTCAGCCACTGCCCACCCACTCTGTCACTGGCTCAGCAGATGGTTATCGAGCTTTGGCCTGGCAGTGGGCAGGGCACGGGGAGCCCTGGGGTTGCAGTGTACAGCATCCCTCACCATCCCCCATCATGCTGTGAGGAGGCGCTGCCTCCCGGGCCCAGGCTGTGCTCCTCATTGTTTCATCACTTGTGGCCTTTTGACCGGGGTGGTCATCCAATCCAGGGAGGCAGGCCAGGAGGAAATCTCTGTGGGGCTGATGATACCACCTTCCTCTTGGCCTTGCGGGGAGAGTAAGAGATGCGTGAGAGGTACTGGCACAACGTCAGCACAGTCAGTGAAAGCTGAAAGAGCAGGGGACAGACCAGGTGTGGCATCTTGGCTCAGAGTCCCTGTTGCAAGTTCAGGTCTGCGGGATGGACAGGCCTGTTTCTCAGCATCCCGCCTGTCCTCCAGTCCAAGCCCCCAGGTTTCTCTACCACTGTCTGACAGTGAGGCTAGAACATAGCATTGCCCTCTGGGTGCCAGCCTGCAAGggaggcagatgaggcccatgtcccgTGCTCAGGGCCGAGACGGTTCCGTGTCTCAGGTGCTGCTGGTAGATTTGGTGACCCTGAGCTGACCTGAATGGGGTGAGCGGCAGATGGATGGTAGTGTAGGGGAGGGGTCACTGGCAAAGGGCATTGCAGggacaaaggccctgaggtaggagtGACAGCGCAGCAGCTCCCTACTGGAAGCCATGGacttcctcccacttccctcttgGGCCCCTGAGCTTGGAAGGAGATGGGGCCCTGGATGCATCCCTCCTGTCTTCCcagagagctgcagtccatggccgACCAGGAGAAGGTCTCACCAGCTGCCATCAAGAAAACCATCCTGGACAAGGTGAAACTGGACTCCCCTCCCGGCGCCTCGCTGGCGCCTTCTGGCTACTCCAAGCTACTGCCCCGCAGCATGGCCCCAGCAGGCAAGAAGGACTGAGGGGTCCGACCTGCCTGTGGGCCACTCTCCGCCTTCTCTTGGGCTCACAGCTCTTGCACTGGGAGTATCTAGCCCCAGGCTACACAGGGTGTCCTCATGTTGATCCATACTGCCCATGGCTTGGTCCACTCGGATCTGCGAGTCATAGCCAGGAACGGGGCACATCACCTCCCAGTGGGAACCTGCATGGTCCCCCAAGTGCGTCCTGGTCCAAAGCAAGGATTCTCTGGCTTCAGCCTCCCGATTCATCCGTCCCCAAACCACGTCGGGACCACCTTCCTCCAAAGCTCAGGAGGCTTGAGGGGGCTTTACCCTCCCCACTCAGCATTAGCTGGCTTCAGCTCTAGTACAAAGGTCaaggccccacccctccccacccccaccacaaagGCCTACCCAAGGAGAGCATCTGCCCTTTCCCCACTCACACCTCTTTCCTCAGTGTGGGAAGGACCTGAGGGTCCCTAACATCCCACAGAAGGGCACATGGTTCTTGGCCAGCAGGACATTTGAGAAGAAGGCTCTTCAGTTGGTTGGACTTCCGAGGCCCCAACACTCACGCCATCATCTCCCTTTCCTAGCCTGACCCACAGACGCTGTCAGCTCTGTCTCTTAACtttttaggttaaataaattggtTTCCAGCCCCAATGCCTGGACTTGCAACTTTGTCCCCTCGTGGGGAGGGAGGCTCCCACCTGTGCCGGAGGGTCATCGCTGTCTGGTATAACATTGAAGGCTGGCTGCCCACATTTCCAGAGCCCTACATTCTAAGGCAGCCAGCCTGGCTGGTGGGGCTGAGTCTCCCAGTGAGCAGAGGACAAGAGGGCTTCTGGGGAAAGTCCCTAGAGGCATGACTGGAAGCTGGCACCATAGCTGGTCTTGGCAGGCCCTGCTGTGGCGGGGAGGGGTATCAGCCTCAGCACTCTGCACCTTTTGGTTTGGTGGGGGCTGGTGGAGACAGATGTTTCCCCAGCTCACCCAGGCAAGGTCAAGGGCAGATAAAGAAGGAGCCCCTTAGGAAGATGGGTTAGAGTTCTTCAGAAGAACAACCAGTAGGagatggcatatatatatatatatataacagggTTTATCATGTTTTATATATGTTGCAAAGCTCATATCATGATCTATCATGAGAAATTG
Coding sequences within it:
- the MYADML2 gene encoding myeloid-associated differentiation marker-like protein 2, with product MGSTMEPPGGGYLHLGAVTSPVGTARVLQLIFGCTTFSLVAHRGGFSGVQGTFCVAAWGFCFALSVLVVACEFTQLHGCLRLSWGNFTAAFAMLATLLSATAAVIYPLYFTRLECPPEPEGCTARNFRLAASVFAGLLFLAYATEVALTRARPGQVASYMATVSGLLKIVQAFVACIIFGALVHDSRYGRYVATQWCVAVYSLCFLATVAVVVLSVLGHTGGLGCPFDRVVVVYTFLATLLYLSAAVIWPVFCFDPKYGEPGRPPDCPRGSCPWDSQLVVAIFTYVNLLFYVADLAYSQRIRFVPTF
- the PYCR1 gene encoding pyrroline-5-carboxylate reductase 1, mitochondrial, with translation MSVGFIGAGQLAFALAKGFTAAGVVAAHKIMASSPDMDMATVSALRKMGVNLTHHNKETVQHSDVLFLAVKPHIIPFILDEIAADIEARHIVVSCAAGVTISSIEKKLTAFQPAPKVIRCMTNTPVVVREGATVYATGTHAQVEDGRLLEQLMSSVGFCTEVEEDLIDAVTGLSGSGPAYAFTALDALADGGVKMGLPRRLAVRLGAQALLGAAKMLLDSEQHPGQLKDNVCSPGGATIHALHVLESGGFRSLLIKAVEASCIRTRELQSMADQEKVSPAAIKKTILDKVKLDSPPGASLAPSGYSKLLPRSMAPAGKKD